One window of Branchiostoma lanceolatum isolate klBraLanc5 chromosome 6, klBraLanc5.hap2, whole genome shotgun sequence genomic DNA carries:
- the LOC136437463 gene encoding uncharacterized protein: MGDKPDVSEVTKFDSGKLKHVETQEKNPLPTEQTINLEKAAERSSKIIEGLDPSKLKHAETNVKDTKPDAEAMHQDRAALTAAAVSGFDKSKLKHAETTEKTHLPTKEEIEAEKAGK, encoded by the exons ATGGGTGACAAACCAGATGTCTCTGAAGTGACCAAGTTTGACTCCGGCAAGCTGAAACATGTGGAGACTCAAGAGAAGAACCCTCTGCCTACAGAACAAA CCATTAACCTGGAGAAGGCAGCCGAGCGATCCTCAAAGATCATAGAGGGTCTGGACCCATCCAAGTTAAAGCACGCAGAGACCAATGTCAAGGACACGAAGCCTGATGCCGAGG CCATGCACCAAGACAGGGCTGCCCTGACGGCGGCAGCAGTGTCTGGGTTTGACAAGAGCAAATTGAAACACGCAGAAACTACGGAGAAAACCCATCTGCCAACTAAGGAAG AAATCGAGGCAGAGAAGGCTGGGAAGTAG